Genomic segment of Thermus sp. LT1-2-5:
GCACCAGGGGCAGTACTTCTTAAGCTCCAGCTTGGAGGTGGTGTTGCGCTTGTTCTTCTCGGTGGCGTAGTTGCGGCGCTTGCACTCGGTGCACTCCAAGAGGATCTTGATGCGGACCTCGCTGGCCATGCCTCACCTCGCAAAAAG
This window contains:
- the rpmG gene encoding 50S ribosomal protein L33 — protein: MASEVRIKILLECTECKRRNYATEKNKRNTTSKLELKKYCPWCDKHTVHREVKV